CGATCGCTGACCTCCAGCTTGGCGAAGATCCGGCTGAAATATGTTTTCACTGTTGCCTCGCTGATGTATAAGTGTTCTGCGATTTGCCGATTGGTCAGGCCTTTGGCGGCCTCGCGCAGCACACGTGTCTCTTGTTCGGACAGTGCTGGTCTGGTCGCTGGGCGCAGCGCCTTGCTGACTGCTTCCGCGGCGGTCGGATTCAGGACAGTCGACCCTGCAACAGTGTCACGGATAGCTTGGGCCAAGACATGAGGTTCTACGTCTTTCAGCAGATAGCCATTGGCTCCGGCTTCTATGGCCGGCAGAATATCGTGGTCGGAATCGTAAGTGGTAAGGATCAATACCTTGGTTTTGGGATAAGAAGCCAGCACTTTCCGGGTGACTTCAGGACCGTTCATATCAGGCATCCGCAGATCGAGTAGCAACAAATCCGGACGTGTTTTCGCTACAGCCTCTATGGCCTGGGCGCCATTACATGCTTCGGCAACCACTTCAAGGTCTGCATGGCGTTTCAGCATGCTGCGTATGCCCTCCCGAACCATGGGGTGGTCGTCGGCCATGACAAGTCGGATCATCTTTCCTCCTTATCTGGTCGAGTAGTGTTACTTGGTCTTTCGACAGGAATATTTACAGTTATGGAGGTGCCTTGCCCGGGAACGGAGGTTACCGTACAGCGCCCACCCTCGTCTTGAGCTCGTTTGGCCATATCTCGCAGACCATAGCCATGACCAGCCTTTTCCATCTCCTGGAAATCCAAGTTCTGAATATCAAAACCACAACCATCATCCTTGATCTGAAGTTCCAGGAGTTCCGGCCTTTTCAAAAGCAAGCTCACCTGTACATGCTTGGCATTGCCATGCTTGGAAATATTAGTCAGGGATTCCTGAACTATACGCAGCAGGTTGACCTCGGTCTGCTTAGGCAAGGGCGGCAAGGTTCGTTGAATCCGACACTGTGATTGAAAACCTGTCTTTGCTGCGGTGGAATGTACTGTCCGCTCCAGGGCCGTCTTCAGGTCCCTGCCATCCAGATCAGCCGGTGCCGAATCCGCAATCATTCTTCTGGTGTCATCCAAAGAACTCTTCGACGTGCTGGCGATCATTTCCAAATGCTTCTGAGCTGCAGGTATGTCGTCGATCAGTTCTTCATGAGCTACCCTGGCCAAGGCCAGAATGGAAGTCAAAGACTGGGCGATCGTGTCATGCATTTCGTTGGCCACACGTTCACGCTCGATGGACGCTCCTTCAGCTCTGCTGAGTCTGCGAATCGTCTCTTGTTGAGACTCCATTTTGTCCAGCAGCATTTGATTATGTCCGTTGGTCACAGCCAGGACATTAAAGGACTTTCCAATCATTGCGGAGAATACCACTACGAGAATCATGAGCATAAGATTGCCGGATAGATCTGTACTCAAGAACCTTTTTCCAGCCAAAGCCATGGCCAAATAGGCTATATTCAGGACTCCTACCAACCCCAGAGCAGGAAGGTAGGAAAAAGCGATGAAGAGTTGTGGCACGATAAACAGCTGAGCCAGAATGGCGGTACCATCCAACCAAGCGCCCATGGGCAGGCAGACCAGCGTCAGCAGAGCGAAAATCCAACCATATGCTCCTGTTTTGCTTACCGGCTGATCTGCCGTTTTCCGATCAAATCTTTCAGACTTGTCATATACCCTAGGCAGAACCACGATCATGAAAAACAGGCAGGGCAATAGGATGAGAAAGCTTGAAACAAGTTTATAGGTCATGGATGCAGTCGAGAAGAAGCAATTGGCTCCTACTACGCAGCCTGCTTCCACAATGAAATACCAGTTCCAGGTGTTATGAAGACGTTGACGCTGGGCATCGGTTCTTGCGGTCGCGTCAAGTTGACAGTCGCCGCAATCACCATTTAGGTTCATTGAAAGCTGGTCTTGCTGTTGGTTTTCTCGATTAATTCCCTCAGTGATTTTCACTCATGTCTCCCATGACTTGCACACTTATTCACCCTACTGCCAAAATGCCTGTAGAAATCGTCGGGTTTTCCTGTTTCCGAGCCTCGAAACCGGGATCTTCATTGGTTTTTGATTGTCTTACCAGCGAAAATTTGCTTGCCTTTTCGGGGATACAAGAGAGCCAAGGGAATGAATAGCAAGGACAGACAACCCATTGCTAGGAAGACCTTGTTGCTGCCGCTGGCATAGGAGGCCCTGATCAGAGGCATAATCATATTCCGCATGGATTGGGGCATACTGGCGAATTGTGATTGAGCACCTGCGAAGTTCCGGATCCAATAGTATCTGCGATGGCTTGCGCTCGGGATGCGCTTACTCCGTACTTGCCCAAGGCCTTATGAATATCCAGGGCAAAATAATGGGTGCACAATGGTCCAAGCATTGCCATGCCCAAGGCGCCGCCGAAGTTTTTGAAGGTCTGATTGATGGCAGTGACTTCGCCATAAGAGGCGTTGATGGCCCGATTGACCGCATCAGTGGATGATGGCGAGAACATGAATCCGATCCCTGCACCCGCAACCACCATGGAAAGTGACAGCCAGACGGTATTGGAGGGCAGTCCTTTATCGAGCGAACCGGCTGTAAGCGACATGAGGGAGAAACCCGTTGCGGCTATCAAGCCGGCAATCAGCAATACCGGTTTCATGCCATGTCTGTTGAAGAGTTGGGCGCCTAACAAGGCGGAAACCAGGAAACCTAAGAAAAAGTAGAGGATGAATAAGCTGGTCATCAATGTTGACCGGTTGAGTGCAAGGAGCCCATAGACGCTGAGGAAGTACATGATGGGTTGGAAGATCACGGCGGCTACCAACATGGCTAGCTGGGAAATGTCGAATGGTGGGTTGCGGAAGATTCTGAGTTTAATGATTGGATTGCCGACGTGCGAATCCCAGAAGCCGAACACCAGGAATAGCACAAGGCTGGCACCAAAACTGGCAATAATGCGCCAATCCGACCAGCCAACGGTGCTGCCCTGTTGAATCGGCACGATCAGAGCTATCATGGCGAGTCCTACGGCCAGGCCGCCAGCCCAGTCAATATGCTGACTACCGGGTTCGGTTGTGGGTGAGTCCTTCGGAATCATCGAGACGATCATGGCGATTGCCGCCAGAGCCAGAGGCAGATTGATAAAGAAGATGTCGCGCCAGGAGTATTGAATCAGCCAAGAGCCCAGAATGGGGCCCAAACATGTCATGGCTCCTGTGATGGCGAAGAACAGAGCCATGTTTCCGGCCCTCTTGTTTTCGGCCGAGTAGGAGAACAGAATACCGATAGCGGCCGGGAACATCATGGCTGAACCAATGCCTTGGAGCGCTCGGGAGAAGATCATCAGCATCAGCGAGAGTGAATTTGCAGGAACAAGTCCGCAACATAAACTGCCCATTCCAAAAAGGAATGTACCTGAAAGCATGATGCGCTTGTAGCCCGCTAGATCAGACAGATGCCCGCAGATGGGGAAAGTGGCGGCCGCAGCCAGCATGTAGGCGTTGACAATCCACTGTATGCCGCTTGCGGTCAGACCCAGACCTGATTGGACTGCCTGACTCGATAAGGAGACGATTGTCGAATCTATGTTGGTCATAGAGACGGCGACAATAAGTCCAATCATGATCAGGCTGAGTTTTTTGTGATTGATAGGAGGTTGTGAACCCTCAATCACTGGCAAGGGGTCTTCTTGTCTCTTGACTTCGCGATCTTGCATGCTGTCTCTCTTTCGTGTTCGCGCAATTGGTATCGCCGCAATCTGCTTTGGAGGCGCTACACCATGAGAGTAAAAAGATCTGCTCGCTTCTTATGTCATCCCAGTCGCTATATCTCTGTCCCCCATTCGGATGACATGATGTCAGCCGTGTCAGAGCTGGGGCTAGAAGATCAGCAATGCAACAGTTTGTGGAAATCTGACTGTGTGAGTTATAGGGCCCTCTAGTGCTGGGAAAAGTACTGTCTCGCAGTTTATCGAGTGATTTTATAAGCCAATTGGTGGGGGGGGGGGAAATCAATAGTTATGGCAGGCAGATTACCCAGAAGACCCGTGAGCAACTGCCTTCTCCACTGGCCAATGTGAGCGGGATTCGCCTGACGCTATGAATGAGTAATATCAGCGACAGACAATGCAATGTGAGGACATTCTCCACGCGGTCAACCTGGTTGACCTGTCGTCATTGTTGCCCACCGTTTGGCTATCTGTTGGGCACTGTAAATTGGTTTATTTTGATATGTCGCAGACCGAGAAGGCGAAACTCATCAGAGTTCCTACTGACTTACTCTTATCTGATTTTAATGTTTCAATGCTTTTGAGATTCTCATTGTCTTGCACCTGGTTCAGCGCGTACTGTGCGCCATCTGAGGTGGTAAAGCGGAGGATGGGGTCTCCATGCTTGCTGAGCTTGCATGATACGGTGCCCTCATCTACCTTGAGAGGCCAGGTGTGTCCCAGATTTTCTTTGGAAATTGTTTGTGGGTTACTGGTAGCTGCAACCCTGTTGCTTCCATCAGTGGAATATTCTTCAGGGTGCCTCATGCCATCAGTGCAGCCGCCAACCCCAACAGTCAGCATAATTGTGGCGCATATAAGGGAAAGGGTCCTGAGGCTCTGCTTGGTTCGCTTCATAATTGTTCGGCGTTCTTTCATATTTGAGTATTGGGTGTCCTTGTAAGAGGCGGTATCTGCTGCTCACTGGCTAAGGCCATATATCCGTCCTCAAGGTTGGGTGCGGTTTCGACAGAGCCTGCGGGCGGGGTGTCGGTGACTATGCGGTACCTTGTCCCCTGTGGGGTGGGTTCCGCGTTGATGATTGTGGCATTTTCCGGTGGGGCTGCGATGGGGGGCGTGACCCAGGTGTGACCGGCAGCTTCATGGATCAGCCCCTCTGTCGGCCCGTCATACTGGTTGCGTCCGCAACGTAATACACACACCCAAGGGCAGGTTTGTGCAACATCATCGAGTATGTGGGTGGAGAGGATAACGGTTCGATCCTGTCCCAGTTGGGCAAGGAGTGTGCGGAACCGCATGCGCTCTTCGGGATCCAACCCCGCTGTGGGTTCGTCGACTACCAGTAGCTGGGGGTCGCCCATAAGGGCCTGTGCGATGCCAACCCTGCGCCTCATACCCCCGGATAGGCCCCGGATAGGTAGGTTCATCACGTCTTCCAATCCCACTTGTCCCAGGAGGGTATGTGCCTGCTCCTGCCGTACGTGTTTGTTGTCAATCATTTTCAAGATGCCGATATAATCAAGGAATTCAAGTGGCGACAGGTTGTCGTACGGGGTGATGTGCTGGGGCAGATAACCCAGGTGTCGTTTTAGATTTCGCCTGTTGGCCGGCGAGGACAGGTCCTGTCCATCAATAAAAACTTTACCTTTAGTCGGTTTGATTATTCCGGTGAGAATGCGCATGAGGGTTGTTTTGCCGGCACCATTTGGACCAATAAGCCCTATCATGCCCTCTGGAAGATCAACGGTCAGATCGTTCAAAGCGGCCGGTCTCCCCCGAAAATCCTTGGTCAGATGGTCAATCGAGATAAACATGTGGGTAATTCCTTTCAAAGTCGGTAGATAGTCAGACCCGAACTTTCACGTGGTTGGAGGCCATATTTGCACCAGTGAAAAGGAGGGAGATGATACACACCTGCCAGAGTAGGGATATGACTCCTGATTGGATGGTAAAGGGGCCGTTCGCCGGTATGTACATAGGATTGGTATGAAACCATCCCTGCGCAATGGGATCGCCAATGACTGCCAGGGGGCCGCCATTGAGCGTTGGAACTGGTAAGAGGGGGGTATAGAAAGCCAGCCAGGCCCATACCAGGACGGCAAGAATTCGGGCTACGATCGTGGGCAACAGGGCTCCCAGCAGGGCGGATATCCCCATAGCAATAAGTATTGATGGCGCGAGTATGACAAATGCTACTGCCAGGGCCACAAGTATTGCCTTACCGTTGCCGTTAAAGGCTTGGTAGATTGCGATCAATACAAGGAAAAGCAGGGAAGATGATATGCAGATGACCCAGGCTCCCAAGACATGAGCTGAGCGGATGACGGCCATCGGCAAGGGGGAGGTGTATTCAAGCTCGTCCATACCTGTTCGCCTGCCGGCAGTCATAAGGTTGCTAAAAGATGCTGCGTATGCCAACGGGGTGAACATAGCAAGAACCTGTCCGGTAAAGACAAGACCATCTATGTCGCTGAATCCAGGTGACATAGGAGAGGCATAGGCCAAAAAGAGGGCGAAGAGCGCCAGCGGCATGCTGGCTATCCATAAGGCTTTGCGCCGATAAAACATCAGTAGCGTGATGCGTACAAGACTCAGTATCCTCATAGGGCTGCCACCTTTACAACATTGCGCTCTGTATCACTGCAGATTTTCCATCCGAAGATTGCGCCTGCCGCTGCAATAATCATTGGGACGAGTCGTTGCCGGACCGGATCGGTTATGTATGGATCCCATATAAAACATAAAAACAGCCAAATAGCCATGGAAGCAAGCGACGACGTTGGCATAGACATGGTGAGTACGGCTATAAGGAAAACCAGACAGTTGACAATGAATATACTGCCAACCGGGGTAATGATGCTCACCCATCCCTGGTCGCGTGGCCAAAGTCGCATCATATGCAAGCCGATGAAAAGAAGGCCCGCGGCAGTAAGATTTGCCCCGGTAATGATAAGCAGCCTGGTCACTTGAACTTTCCGCCATCCAGTTGGAGTTGACTCAGCAAGTTCAATGATTGGGTCACCATTGAGCACAAAAGCTGTAGATAGGCCAGCAGCAATTACTGGCACCTGAGTGAGAACCATCATAACCGGCCGTATGCGACCCGGTGACCAACTGCCTTCCAGCACGAAGCCCGCAAGAAGAATACCTGCGGTCAGTATGAATGGCAGTAATACCAGCCTATAAAACCTCTTGAGCTGTATACCTACGAAAGCCAACCTCGTCCACCATCCTCATATCTGGTTTTGGCCTCGGCTGCCGCCAGACATTGCTCGCTGCTCGTCCTGTATGCTTAGTTAGTAGCGGGAGAGGATGGAAAGGTTCATTAATTTTTATCACCGCCGGCGAGTTGAGTATGCCAGGCAAGAGGGGCTGTAAGGATAGCAGCAGATAGGAGTCCCACTGTCAGTAGGATGGTCCCTGCCCAGGCTGCGGTTGTAGTGGGTACCGAATTGACCCATGCAGGTAGGAAAAATGATGACCTCAAGTTCTGCAAAGTTCTCAATAGTGGTGCAAGTACCCCTAGGAGCAGTGCAATCCAAGAGCATTGCCATATGCATAAAAGGGCCACGATATTCGCCAGGAGTGTTATGGGGGCTATCGTTTGGGCAATAACCGGCAGGGGCCTTATTCCAGGGTTGATCGCAGTGACAATCAATAAGGCTGCTCCCCCGACGACAATATTGGAGATAAAGGCCAGGAGCAGTCTAGTAGCTACTACAACTTGAGGTCCCAGGGGCATACTGAGCATTAACTCACGATCATCTTTAATGGAAAAGACCAGGATCATGGTCAGTGCCATGTTGAGCATGAGCATATTTGAAAAGATATGCATACCGAGACTGCCGTAACGTGCGCCTTGCATAGCGTTGCTAATTAAAACGGAGCACGCTGCTATCGCAATTTCCACCAGTAAGATATATCGCGGTATGAGGCGGAATTGTGCCAGAACAAGTGGGCCACAGGAACGCACTCGACGCATGAATGGTATCGGTTGATCCGTTGCCAGTGACGGCTTCTGGTGGATGGCCTTCAGTACGCT
The window above is part of the Bifidobacterium asteroides DSM 20089 genome. Proteins encoded here:
- a CDS encoding response regulator, with the protein product MIRLVMADDHPMVREGIRSMLKRHADLEVVAEACNGAQAIEAVAKTRPDLLLLDLRMPDMNGPEVTRKVLASYPKTKVLILTTYDSDHDILPAIEAGANGYLLKDVEPHVLAQAIRDTVAGSTVLNPTAAEAVSKALRPATRPALSEQETRVLREAAKGLTNRQIAEHLYISEATVKTYFSRIFAKLEVSDRTAAVAEAIETLGLRDI
- a CDS encoding sensor histidine kinase; this encodes MKITEGINRENQQQDQLSMNLNGDCGDCQLDATARTDAQRQRLHNTWNWYFIVEAGCVVGANCFFSTASMTYKLVSSFLILLPCLFFMIVVLPRVYDKSERFDRKTADQPVSKTGAYGWIFALLTLVCLPMGAWLDGTAILAQLFIVPQLFIAFSYLPALGLVGVLNIAYLAMALAGKRFLSTDLSGNLMLMILVVVFSAMIGKSFNVLAVTNGHNQMLLDKMESQQETIRRLSRAEGASIERERVANEMHDTIAQSLTSILALARVAHEELIDDIPAAQKHLEMIASTSKSSLDDTRRMIADSAPADLDGRDLKTALERTVHSTAAKTGFQSQCRIQRTLPPLPKQTEVNLLRIVQESLTNISKHGNAKHVQVSLLLKRPELLELQIKDDGCGFDIQNLDFQEMEKAGHGYGLRDMAKRAQDEGGRCTVTSVPGQGTSITVNIPVERPSNTTRPDKEER
- a CDS encoding MFS transporter, whose protein sequence is MAAIPIARTRKRDSMQDREVKRQEDPLPVIEGSQPPINHKKLSLIMIGLIVAVSMTNIDSTIVSLSSQAVQSGLGLTASGIQWIVNAYMLAAAATFPICGHLSDLAGYKRIMLSGTFLFGMGSLCCGLVPANSLSLMLMIFSRALQGIGSAMMFPAAIGILFSYSAENKRAGNMALFFAITGAMTCLGPILGSWLIQYSWRDIFFINLPLALAAIAMIVSMIPKDSPTTEPGSQHIDWAGGLAVGLAMIALIVPIQQGSTVGWSDWRIIASFGASLVLFLVFGFWDSHVGNPIIKLRIFRNPPFDISQLAMLVAAVIFQPIMYFLSVYGLLALNRSTLMTSLFILYFFLGFLVSALLGAQLFNRHGMKPVLLIAGLIAATGFSLMSLTAGSLDKGLPSNTVWLSLSMVVAGAGIGFMFSPSSTDAVNRAINASYGEVTAINQTFKNFGGALGMAMLGPLCTHYFALDIHKALGKYGVSASRAQAIADTIGSGTSQVLNHNSPVCPNPCGI
- a CDS encoding DUF2511 domain-containing protein: MKRTKQSLRTLSLICATIMLTVGVGGCTDGMRHPEEYSTDGSNRVAATSNPQTISKENLGHTWPLKVDEGTVSCKLSKHGDPILRFTTSDGAQYALNQVQDNENLKSIETLKSDKSKSVGTLMSFAFSVCDISK
- a CDS encoding ATP-binding cassette domain-containing protein is translated as MFISIDHLTKDFRGRPAALNDLTVDLPEGMIGLIGPNGAGKTTLMRILTGIIKPTKGKVFIDGQDLSSPANRRNLKRHLGYLPQHITPYDNLSPLEFLDYIGILKMIDNKHVRQEQAHTLLGQVGLEDVMNLPIRGLSGGMRRRVGIAQALMGDPQLLVVDEPTAGLDPEERMRFRTLLAQLGQDRTVILSTHILDDVAQTCPWVCVLRCGRNQYDGPTEGLIHEAAGHTWVTPPIAAPPENATIINAEPTPQGTRYRIVTDTPPAGSVETAPNLEDGYMALASEQQIPPLTRTPNTQI